One part of the Paenibacillus antri genome encodes these proteins:
- a CDS encoding ABC transporter permease subunit — MSVRSVRGKIAALAGCLAICASFLFTGAAHGNGGWSLAEPENITSLSLSEDGTRIAVGSYGAKAYSFQADGAEQFAFETRNVVTGVALLTDGSLLVSSDDRRLYKLDAEGNPIWELDVKRQVKSVAASKDGAVAVYIAQGRSTVTFFDVASGETVHEADVGITPSHVQVSPDGRFVAVGAPDQYAYVLDAEGTLLRKVGVSGTIEAIGVSNDGAVVVGTSRNEAVAFDAEGNQTTVYPVKDVVTDVDVSADGGYVAASDFLGNFYVFAADGKPLWTARVDGAGRQVKFNSDATMLYAGTGNGALFAYDVGEIVASAKSGATIRLFSWIAAAAAGVAMAAFGLLWLKRRRKLGVFIEMWRSKYIYLALAPSFALVFAFLYYPAFSGLFHSLYDWNPGGRTVFVGLDNFERMANDPYVTKGIGNLALLIVTGIVKSLLPPLIAAELIYHLRSKKAQYWYRTAFVASMVIPAVAGLLIWQNLYDPNVGLINNVLEAIGLPGHAWLGDPNTALWAVIFIGFPFIGILQLLVFYAGLLAIPEELVESAKIDGASLWRIIRSIHLPLLSGQFKLLIILALIGIIQDFGGILIVTGGGPMDSTYVPALQMYYAATIFNDLGYASALGVAMFAVILAITIVNMKLIKTAND, encoded by the coding sequence ATGTCGGTACGATCGGTACGCGGCAAAATCGCAGCGCTGGCGGGCTGCCTCGCGATCTGCGCTTCGTTCTTATTTACGGGAGCGGCGCACGGGAACGGAGGATGGTCGCTGGCGGAACCGGAAAATATTACATCTTTGTCGTTATCCGAGGACGGCACGAGAATCGCGGTCGGCAGCTATGGCGCGAAAGCGTATTCCTTCCAAGCCGACGGCGCAGAGCAGTTCGCGTTCGAGACGCGCAACGTCGTGACCGGCGTGGCGCTCTTGACGGACGGCAGCCTGCTCGTCTCGTCCGACGACCGGCGTCTCTACAAACTCGACGCAGAGGGCAACCCGATTTGGGAGCTGGACGTGAAGCGGCAAGTGAAGAGCGTCGCCGCATCGAAGGACGGCGCGGTCGCCGTCTATATCGCGCAGGGGCGGTCGACGGTGACGTTCTTCGACGTCGCCTCGGGCGAGACGGTTCATGAGGCGGACGTCGGCATTACGCCGTCGCATGTGCAGGTGTCGCCGGACGGGCGGTTCGTGGCGGTCGGCGCGCCGGACCAATACGCGTATGTGTTGGACGCGGAAGGTACGTTATTGCGCAAGGTCGGGGTTTCCGGAACGATCGAAGCGATCGGCGTCTCGAACGACGGCGCCGTCGTCGTCGGCACGTCCCGCAACGAAGCCGTCGCCTTCGACGCGGAGGGGAACCAGACGACGGTCTATCCCGTGAAGGACGTCGTCACGGACGTGGACGTGTCGGCGGACGGCGGGTACGTCGCGGCTTCGGATTTCCTGGGCAACTTCTATGTCTTCGCGGCCGACGGGAAACCGCTCTGGACGGCGCGCGTCGACGGCGCGGGCCGGCAGGTGAAGTTCAATTCGGACGCGACGATGCTGTACGCGGGGACGGGCAACGGCGCGTTGTTCGCCTACGACGTCGGGGAGATCGTCGCCTCGGCGAAGAGCGGCGCGACGATCCGGTTGTTCTCGTGGATCGCGGCCGCCGCGGCCGGCGTCGCAATGGCCGCCTTCGGGCTGCTGTGGTTGAAGCGGCGGCGGAAGCTCGGCGTCTTCATCGAGATGTGGCGGTCCAAGTATATCTATCTCGCGCTCGCCCCGAGCTTCGCGCTTGTGTTCGCCTTTTTGTATTACCCGGCGTTTTCCGGATTGTTCCACTCCTTGTACGATTGGAATCCGGGCGGACGGACGGTATTCGTCGGTCTGGACAACTTCGAGCGCATGGCGAACGACCCGTACGTGACGAAGGGGATCGGCAACCTGGCGCTCTTGATCGTCACGGGCATCGTCAAGTCGCTGCTGCCTCCCTTGATCGCGGCGGAGCTCATCTACCATCTGCGGAGCAAGAAAGCTCAATACTGGTACCGCACCGCATTCGTCGCTTCCATGGTCATTCCGGCGGTCGCCGGGTTGCTCATCTGGCAAAACCTGTACGACCCGAACGTCGGTCTCATCAACAATGTGTTGGAAGCGATCGGACTGCCGGGCCACGCTTGGCTGGGCGACCCGAACACGGCGCTCTGGGCCGTCATCTTCATCGGCTTCCCGTTCATCGGCATCCTGCAGCTGCTCGTGTTTTACGCGGGATTGCTGGCGATTCCGGAGGAGCTCGTCGAGTCCGCGAAGATCGACGGCGCCAGCCTCTGGCGCATTATTCGTTCGATTCACCTGCCGCTCTTGTCCGGGCAATTCAAGCTGCTGATCATTCTGGCGCTCATCGGCATCATTCAAGATTTCGGCGGCATCTTGATCGTCACCGGCGGCGGACCGATGGATTCGACGTACGTTCCGGCGCTCCAGATGTATTACGCCGCGACGATCTTCAACGATCTCGGGTATGCGTCCGCGCTCGGCGTCGCCATGTTCGCCGTCATTCTGGCGATCACGATCGTTAATATGAAGCTGATCAAAACCGCGAACGATTAA
- a CDS encoding carbohydrate ABC transporter permease, whose translation MHSVKTAKLSTTVQRSRSSDRSAAQIASYSILSLLVFLTLVPIFFMLFSSLKSNAQILGNFWALPAPPQWGNYGEAFGAIWRYVVNTVVYAVAGSTLVCLLSSVSGYIFAKKTFPGKETLFMMMLAMMMIPGVLTLIPSYVLYNSLGLTNTPWVIIVAAAAGGQIFGTFLCRSFMSGVPNELFEAARIDGAHEITVFTRIVLPLSVPILATLFIMQSVGVYNDYIWPLLTIRDSSIQVIGVGLTVFENQFGITNMGVQFAAYALSSVPLVLIFAFGMKYYIQGMTQGALKM comes from the coding sequence ATGCATTCCGTGAAAACCGCCAAGTTGTCGACGACCGTTCAGCGGAGCCGGTCTTCCGATCGGTCCGCGGCGCAGATCGCATCCTATTCGATCTTGTCGTTATTAGTATTCTTAACGCTCGTTCCGATTTTCTTCATGCTGTTCAGCTCGCTGAAGAGCAACGCGCAAATCTTGGGCAACTTCTGGGCGCTGCCCGCGCCGCCGCAATGGGGCAATTACGGCGAAGCGTTCGGGGCGATCTGGCGTTACGTCGTCAATACGGTCGTTTATGCGGTCGCAGGCAGTACGCTCGTCTGTTTGCTCTCCTCCGTGTCGGGGTACATCTTCGCCAAGAAGACGTTCCCCGGCAAGGAGACGTTGTTCATGATGATGCTCGCCATGATGATGATTCCCGGCGTGCTCACGTTAATCCCGTCCTATGTGCTGTATAACAGCCTCGGCTTGACGAACACGCCGTGGGTCATTATCGTCGCGGCCGCCGCGGGCGGGCAAATTTTCGGAACGTTCTTATGCCGAAGCTTTATGTCCGGTGTGCCGAACGAGCTGTTCGAAGCGGCGAGAATCGACGGGGCGCATGAAATCACCGTGTTTACGAGAATCGTCCTGCCGTTGTCGGTGCCGATCCTGGCCACGTTGTTCATCATGCAGTCGGTCGGCGTCTATAACGACTACATCTGGCCGCTGCTTACGATTCGAGACAGCAGCATCCAGGTGATCGGCGTCGGGCTGACCGTGTTCGAAAATCAATTCGGCATTACGAATATGGGGGTGCAGTTCGCGGCTTATGCGTTGTCGTCGGTGCCGCTGGTGCTCATTTTCGCCTTCGGCATGAAATATTACATCCAAGGGATGACCCAAGGCGCTTTGAAAATGTAG